The Acidobacteriota bacterium genome window below encodes:
- a CDS encoding ATP-grasp domain-containing protein, producing the protein MNLLNQFELIELEETLWLVVGETGLKVYDFPFDQFFACRRPWERPHPITAIGRFGVTTNYAQLHDQLLAEGIQLIHSPAQYLLASELVEWYPKISDLTPRSVVFTTLPTPQEVEHHFDWPVFVKGSRQTSRHRADLSIIHSPEQFERMLEAYRTNPILHWQPLVCRELVKLRSVPGQTGEKIPPSFEFRTFWWQGKCVGAGPYWAAVSKYTWTKVEQFEALRVAQLAVSKVEIPFVVVDVAQTVDGNWIVIECNDGQESGYAGVHSIALWQNIVAFERQLQCDEPFPVD; encoded by the coding sequence ATGAACCTTCTCAATCAATTTGAACTCATTGAACTCGAAGAAACTCTCTGGCTGGTCGTCGGCGAGACGGGATTGAAAGTGTATGACTTTCCCTTTGACCAGTTTTTTGCCTGTCGCCGGCCCTGGGAGCGACCGCATCCCATTACCGCCATCGGCAGATTTGGCGTTACCACCAATTATGCCCAGCTCCATGACCAGTTGCTTGCAGAGGGCATCCAGCTCATTCATTCGCCAGCCCAATATTTACTCGCCAGCGAACTGGTCGAATGGTATCCAAAAATCAGTGATTTGACGCCCCGAAGTGTGGTTTTCACAACACTTCCAACACCCCAGGAAGTTGAACACCATTTTGACTGGCCAGTGTTTGTGAAAGGAAGTCGCCAGACCAGCCGTCACCGGGCTGATTTGTCAATTATTCACTCACCTGAACAGTTTGAACGCATGCTGGAGGCGTACCGAACCAATCCAATCCTGCACTGGCAGCCGCTGGTGTGCCGTGAACTGGTCAAACTGCGTTCAGTCCCAGGTCAAACCGGAGAGAAAATCCCGCCTTCGTTTGAGTTTCGAACTTTTTGGTGGCAAGGCAAGTGTGTTGGTGCCGGACCCTATTGGGCAGCGGTCTCAAAGTATACCTGGACCAAAGTTGAGCAATTTGAGGCGCTCCGAGTTGCCCAACTGGCAGTCTCAAAAGTTGAAATTCCTTTTGTCGTAGTTGACGTGGCCCAAACGGTTGACGGAAACTGGATCGTCATCGAATGCAACGATGGCCAGGAAAGCGGATATGCGGGTGTTCACTCGATAGCTTTATGGCAAAACATCGTGGCATTTGAGCGCCAACTCCAATGTGATGAACCATTTCCCGTTGACTGA
- a CDS encoding 2OG-Fe(II) oxygenase, which produces MSSPKCKILIPDQILTIDHFCTSAECQDFIQQAERVGFDDAPITTATGFVRRPSIRNNTRVMIDDTDLAETLWERVKPFIPVELEGCVPVGLNKRFRFYRYDENQFFAPHYDGCYRRPNGEESLLTLMVYLNEDFVGGETRFDLKFPHPDISILPKEGMVLCFYHYLRHEGAPVGMGRKYVLRTDVMFRKVAK; this is translated from the coding sequence ATGTCTTCACCAAAATGTAAGATTCTCATCCCAGATCAGATACTGACGATTGATCATTTTTGTACTTCGGCTGAATGCCAGGATTTTATTCAGCAAGCGGAACGTGTCGGCTTTGATGATGCTCCGATTACCACCGCGACCGGATTTGTCCGGCGCCCGTCAATTCGAAACAATACTCGGGTGATGATTGATGATACTGACCTGGCCGAAACCCTGTGGGAACGCGTCAAGCCATTTATTCCAGTCGAGCTTGAAGGCTGTGTCCCGGTTGGTCTTAACAAGCGGTTTCGATTTTACCGGTATGACGAAAATCAGTTTTTCGCTCCGCATTATGATGGCTGTTATCGTCGGCCAAACGGAGAAGAAAGCCTGCTCACGTTGATGGTGTACCTCAATGAGGATTTTGTCGGCGGAGAAACCCGCTTTGATCTCAAATTTCCGCACCCGGATATTTCTATTCTGCCCAAAGAAGGAATGGTGCTGTGCTTTTATCACTATCTGCGGCACGAAGGTGCGCCTGTTGGGATGGGCCGAAAGTATGTGCTCCGCACTGATGTCATGTTTCGCAAAGTAGCGAAATAG